From Butyricimonas paravirosa, one genomic window encodes:
- the rsgA gene encoding ribosome small subunit-dependent GTPase A, whose protein sequence is MIDLNYYGWNDKLNQLKQESTYGTLTHGRVAIVHRTCYEVVAGSGVFRCELTGNMMYGKSDFELPCTGDWVIFQPFDEGMGIIVDMLPRSRTLCRRETGTVAEKQAIAAHVDKAFIVQSLDDNFNVRRAERFMVQMWEENITPVLVLNKADLGFDQQKVEEQIRHVTRQIPVFYTSIHESRTIFHLREFIAVGETVVFVGSSGVGKSSLVNALCEKSVLLTSGISQSTGKGRHTSTRREMVLMDGGGVLIDTPGVREFGLAVDDPGALDEILEIADYAQSCRFKDCEHINEPGCAVLDAVSRGILDRQVYESYLKLRRETWHFSASEHEKRKKEKSFTKLVDEVKKRKDHF, encoded by the coding sequence ATGATAGATTTAAATTATTATGGTTGGAATGATAAGTTAAACCAACTGAAACAGGAATCGACGTATGGAACTCTCACGCATGGGCGTGTCGCTATTGTACACCGGACGTGTTACGAGGTGGTTGCCGGGAGCGGAGTGTTCCGGTGCGAGTTGACAGGAAACATGATGTACGGGAAGTCGGATTTCGAATTACCCTGTACCGGGGATTGGGTGATCTTTCAGCCGTTTGATGAGGGGATGGGGATTATTGTGGATATGTTGCCTCGGTCACGTACTTTGTGTCGTAGGGAAACCGGAACGGTTGCCGAAAAACAAGCCATAGCGGCTCATGTTGACAAAGCCTTTATTGTGCAAAGTCTGGATGATAATTTCAATGTCCGTCGTGCCGAGCGCTTTATGGTTCAGATGTGGGAAGAAAATATTACTCCTGTACTAGTACTTAATAAAGCCGACTTGGGTTTTGATCAACAAAAAGTGGAAGAACAAATACGGCACGTTACCCGGCAGATTCCGGTGTTTTACACGAGTATTCACGAGTCTCGGACGATTTTTCATTTAAGGGAATTTATCGCAGTGGGGGAGACGGTCGTGTTTGTCGGTTCTTCGGGTGTCGGGAAAAGTTCTCTGGTGAATGCACTTTGCGAGAAATCCGTGTTACTCACGTCCGGAATAAGTCAATCCACGGGAAAGGGGCGCCATACTTCGACCCGTCGGGAGATGGTGTTGATGGATGGAGGCGGTGTCTTGATTGATACTCCTGGGGTTCGGGAATTCGGTCTCGCAGTTGATGATCCCGGTGCGCTTGATGAGATACTGGAGATTGCTGACTACGCACAATCGTGTCGTTTCAAGGATTGCGAGCATATCAATGAACCGGGTTGTGCTGTGTTGGATGCGGTGAGTCGTGGCATACTAGATCGTCAGGTTTACGAGAGTTATTTGAAACTTAGACGGGAAACGTGGCATTTCTCTGCCTCCGAACATGAGAAACGGAAAAAAGAGAAATCTTTCACGAAACTCGTGGATGAAGTGAAGAAGCGCAAGGATCATTTCTGA
- a CDS encoding class I SAM-dependent methyltransferase: MSNENNTILGIDVNLICEFFLNTERQGPGSPEVTLKALSFIDHLTDHSRIADLGCGTGGQTMTLARYAPGQITGLDFFPGFVERFNHNARELNLQERVKGIVGSMDALPFGEEELDLIWSEGAIYNIGFERGLNEWRKYLKTGGYVAVSESSWFTEERPAEIHDFWMSVYAEIDTIPNKVAQIQKAGYIPVATFILPEYCWTENYFTPLVKAREIFSRKYAGNKTVEELISFQHHEAELYRKYKEFYGYVFYIAKKMK; this comes from the coding sequence ATGAGTAACGAAAATAATACCATTCTTGGAATCGACGTTAATTTAATTTGCGAATTCTTCTTGAATACAGAACGGCAGGGGCCCGGAAGTCCCGAAGTAACGCTTAAAGCGTTAAGCTTTATAGACCATCTTACGGATCATTCCCGGATTGCAGACTTGGGATGCGGGACGGGAGGACAGACGATGACGCTGGCACGGTACGCTCCGGGGCAGATTACAGGACTCGACTTTTTTCCGGGATTCGTGGAGCGTTTTAATCATAACGCTAGGGAGTTGAATCTCCAGGAACGGGTGAAAGGCATTGTCGGTTCAATGGATGCGTTGCCTTTCGGGGAGGAAGAATTAGACTTGATCTGGTCGGAAGGTGCTATTTATAATATCGGTTTTGAACGAGGATTGAACGAGTGGCGCAAATATCTGAAGACGGGAGGATATGTTGCTGTTTCCGAGAGTTCGTGGTTTACCGAAGAACGTCCGGCAGAGATCCATGATTTTTGGATGTCCGTTTACGCGGAGATCGACACGATACCCAATAAAGTTGCCCAGATTCAGAAGGCGGGGTATATCCCCGTGGCGACTTTTATCCTGCCGGAGTATTGCTGGACGGAGAACTATTTTACCCCGTTAGTTAAAGCTCGGGAGATATTCAGCCGGAAATATGCCGGGAATAAAACAGTCGAGGAACTAATAAGTTTTCAGCATCACGAGGCTGAACTATACCGTAAGTACAAGGAGTTTTACGGTTATGTATTTTATATCGCTAAAAAAATGAAGTAA
- a CDS encoding RNA polymerase sigma-70 factor, with protein sequence MATITPLNSSSIYDEKVIRELFEQHYTPLVLFAEGYIPDLDTDKDVVQEVFLSLIESQETFNDVDNLKAYLYGTVRHKCLKYLRHEEVKRRYQKYMQSEAPDETKTYEERVLEEEVYALLIKAIQNLPEQCQKVYLLVLEGKSNQEIAYQLQLNIETVKSHKQVGKKLLYDQLKHIIPVGILIFLLEF encoded by the coding sequence GTGGCAACAATAACACCTTTAAATTCTAGTTCCATCTATGACGAAAAAGTCATTCGGGAACTTTTCGAACAGCACTACACGCCCTTGGTGTTATTCGCAGAAGGCTATATTCCCGACTTGGACACGGACAAAGATGTTGTGCAGGAAGTGTTTCTCTCGTTAATCGAATCCCAAGAGACATTCAATGACGTGGATAATCTAAAAGCCTATCTATACGGTACGGTCAGGCACAAATGCCTGAAATATCTCCGCCACGAAGAGGTAAAAAGACGCTACCAGAAATATATGCAAAGCGAGGCTCCGGATGAAACCAAAACTTACGAAGAACGTGTTCTTGAAGAAGAGGTTTACGCTCTCTTGATAAAAGCCATTCAGAACTTACCGGAACAATGCCAAAAAGTGTACTTGCTTGTTTTAGAAGGTAAAAGCAATCAAGAGATTGCCTATCAACTCCAACTAAACATCGAAACCGTCAAATCCCACAAGCAGGTCGGAAAAAAGTTGCTTTACGATCAACTGAAACACATTATTCCCGTCGGGATTCTCATTTTCTTACTGGAATTTTAG
- a CDS encoding ATP-binding protein, whose amino-acid sequence MNTSITRKLPIGIQTFEDIRSNNYLYVDKTALAWRIANMGKPYFLSRPRRFGKSLLLSTFESYFNGRKDLFKGLAIEQLEHDWTIYPVLHLDLNAERYDAPEQLHAILSNYLTQWETMYGEGKDEITLSRRFAGVIQRAYEQTGRGVVVLVDEYDKPLLQAINNPELTENYRQTLKAFYGVLKSADRYLRFVFLTGVTKFSQVSVFSDLNQLNDISMDFSYATLCGITPNELTAVFEPEIHQMAQRNQSTEEEIVNEMIRQYDGYHFHPDGEGVLNPFSVLNAFDKLEFGNYWFQTGTPTFLVELLKKSDYDLRLLIDGIEAPASSFTEYRMNTDNPIPLIYQSGYLTIKEYDKRFRNYILGFPNEEVKYGFLDFLLPFYTTLPSEERGFYIGKFVDELEKGNIDAFMTRLRAFFADFPYELNAQTERHYQVVFYLVFKLMGQFVDAEVRSATGRADAVVKTPKYIYVFEFKLDGSTEQALQQIDDRGYLIPYTADSRQLVKVGVNFNAEKRNIGEWKIKGN is encoded by the coding sequence ATGAATACCAGCATAACCAGAAAGTTACCCATCGGAATCCAGACCTTCGAGGATATTCGCAGCAATAATTACCTCTATGTCGATAAGACGGCATTAGCATGGCGTATTGCCAACATGGGTAAGCCCTACTTCCTTAGCCGTCCGCGGCGTTTCGGGAAAAGCTTGTTACTCTCAACTTTCGAATCCTATTTCAATGGACGCAAGGATTTATTTAAAGGGTTGGCTATTGAGCAACTGGAACATGACTGGACAATTTATCCCGTACTGCATCTTGATCTGAATGCGGAGAGATACGATGCCCCGGAACAATTACACGCCATATTGAGTAATTATCTCACACAATGGGAAACCATGTACGGGGAAGGGAAAGACGAAATTACACTCTCCAGACGTTTTGCCGGAGTCATTCAGCGAGCGTATGAACAAACAGGACGTGGGGTTGTAGTGTTGGTAGACGAATACGATAAACCACTGTTGCAAGCCATTAATAACCCGGAACTAACGGAAAACTATCGGCAGACTCTGAAGGCTTTTTACGGTGTACTGAAAAGTGCCGACCGATACCTGCGGTTCGTGTTCTTGACGGGTGTTACCAAGTTCTCACAAGTCAGCGTGTTCAGCGACTTGAACCAACTAAACGACATCAGTATGGATTTTTCCTACGCAACGTTGTGTGGGATTACACCGAATGAATTAACCGCTGTTTTTGAACCGGAAATCCATCAAATGGCACAAAGAAACCAATCAACAGAGGAAGAAATTGTGAACGAAATGATCCGGCAATATGATGGTTATCATTTCCATCCGGATGGCGAAGGTGTGTTAAACCCTTTCAGCGTGCTAAACGCTTTCGACAAACTGGAATTCGGTAACTACTGGTTTCAAACGGGTACCCCGACATTCCTCGTGGAACTACTGAAAAAGAGTGATTATGACCTCCGCTTATTAATTGACGGGATCGAAGCACCCGCATCTTCTTTCACGGAATACCGGATGAATACCGATAATCCTATTCCGTTGATTTATCAAAGCGGCTACTTGACGATTAAAGAATACGATAAACGCTTTAGAAACTATATTTTAGGTTTCCCAAACGAAGAAGTAAAATACGGTTTTCTCGATTTTTTACTCCCTTTTTATACAACCTTACCCAGTGAAGAAAGAGGATTTTACATTGGAAAATTCGTGGATGAACTAGAAAAAGGTAATATCGATGCTTTCATGACCCGGTTGCGAGCCTTCTTTGCCGATTTCCCCTACGAGTTAAATGCCCAGACAGAACGACATTATCAAGTCGTGTTCTATCTCGTTTTCAAACTCATGGGACAGTTTGTAGATGCAGAAGTACGTAGTGCCACCGGACGGGCTGATGCCGTGGTTAAAACTCCCAAATACATCTACGTATTTGAATTCAAACTAGATGGTAGCACAGAACAAGCCCTGCAACAAATCGATGATCGGGGTTATTTGATTCCGTACACGGCAGACAGCCGACAACTCGTGAAAGTCGGAGTTAATTTCAATGCCGAAAAAAGAAATATCGGGGAATGGAAGATTAAAGGCAACTGA
- a CDS encoding FecR family protein, which translates to MSQKENNIFQLARIIAASLRGKANDEEQRTLREWLSVSTRNKKIYDGFKDGKRLEQKIVESQQINWKNDYQHFITKRQRARKNRRMKTIIRYAAILTLPIVAAGIFLLQKNDQQAIVSISEVIKPGEHKAVLITGGGERITLSDSTLSPIQEQNGMIVNVMNNKVSYTLPKDSLCTQESPIFNTLQIPRGGEYFLTLADGTEVWLNAETEIRYPVQFTGDKRIVYLDGEAYFTVAPDKNKPFTVVSTHASVSVLGTQFNFRAYPDERDVQTTLVSGSVIMQSEKYKQQIKLIPGEQGVLEKNSAKLTKQKVNTYLYTAWKDGRFAFRNARLEDLFSILARWYDLSIFYQSSEAKDIRFTGDLNKTDDFKSILKIIEQNERVTFTVNQRTVFIQAK; encoded by the coding sequence ATGAGTCAAAAAGAGAATAACATATTTCAGTTAGCCCGCATCATCGCAGCGTCTCTTAGAGGGAAAGCAAATGATGAAGAACAACGTACCTTGAGGGAATGGTTATCCGTTTCCACAAGAAACAAAAAGATTTATGACGGATTCAAAGACGGAAAGCGTCTGGAACAAAAAATAGTCGAATCCCAACAAATCAACTGGAAAAACGATTATCAACATTTCATCACCAAACGGCAACGCGCCCGCAAGAACAGAAGGATGAAAACGATCATCCGTTACGCAGCAATACTCACACTCCCGATCGTGGCAGCAGGTATTTTCCTACTCCAAAAGAATGATCAGCAAGCCATTGTCTCTATTTCAGAAGTCATCAAGCCGGGAGAACACAAGGCAGTATTAATCACGGGTGGAGGTGAGCGAATCACGTTATCGGATAGCACGTTATCCCCGATACAGGAACAAAACGGGATGATCGTGAACGTCATGAACAACAAGGTCTCCTATACCCTACCGAAAGATAGCTTATGCACACAAGAAAGCCCTATATTCAACACCTTACAAATTCCTCGTGGCGGAGAATATTTCCTGACGCTTGCCGATGGCACGGAAGTATGGCTAAACGCCGAAACGGAAATCCGTTACCCGGTGCAGTTTACCGGCGACAAGCGCATCGTTTACCTTGACGGGGAGGCCTATTTCACGGTAGCCCCGGACAAGAACAAGCCCTTCACGGTTGTCTCCACTCATGCCAGCGTATCCGTACTGGGAACACAATTCAACTTCCGGGCTTATCCCGACGAGCGGGACGTGCAGACAACACTTGTTTCCGGTTCCGTGATCATGCAATCAGAAAAATACAAACAACAAATCAAGCTGATTCCCGGTGAACAGGGAGTGCTGGAAAAGAATTCTGCCAAGCTCACGAAACAGAAAGTGAACACGTACCTCTACACGGCATGGAAAGACGGGCGTTTCGCTTTCCGAAATGCACGGTTGGAAGACTTGTTCAGTATCCTCGCCCGCTGGTATGATCTCAGTATCTTCTACCAGTCCTCGGAAGCCAAAGACATCCGGTTCACGGGTGATTTGAACAAAACCGATGATTTCAAATCCATACTAAAAATAATCGAACAAAATGAACGAGTAACATTTACAGTAAATCAACGCACAGTTTTTATTCAAGCAAAATAA